CCATAAACACCTTCTTTATTTAATGCATCGGTTTTTTCAGTGCCATTATATAGTTGGTTGGTGGAATTTGTATCAAGCCGTGTAGCGGCAGTATCCATATTTCCGGTCGTGAATTTATCTCTTGCCGTTCCAAGATGGCCTTCACCTTCTTCTACCAGAACCAGGACTTTTCCATTTTCTACATCAAAGACATGTTCAGCCGCTTCACTATTCGAAAGGCCTGCATTCGCCAATCTTGTTGAAAGGTCTGCCGTATCATCCGGCATGAAGAAACGTGCCACCTTGTCCATAAATGATTCGTCGTTAGGAACATTCGTCATTGTATGAACATCCGTTTCACGTTGAGTGTTCGTGAAATCCAATGTTTCTTCCTTGTCTGCGACGACCGTTATATCGTCCCCTTCAAAGCCCTTTGCTTTAAGTGCATTAATTGCCTGGATCACTTCTGCATTTGATTCATATACTCCATATACTGTTTTATTCATTTTACATTCCTCCTTAGGTTTTGTTGTTTCGTTTAGTGGATGCTATGTATAAACTCTACCCGCTATGAACCTAAGTAAACGAGGAATGAATATTTCATTTATGTTATATCATTTACAAATTGTTCTCGACACAGAACGCTTTTTCAATTGAAATCCAGACTTTTCAAGGGTTTCCCCATTTATAAAAATGTAATGTTTAGCCAAATAATTCTATTTCATTTTTTTTCTTCTATTATAATGCCACAGCCTTTATTAGCAGGTCCGCTATATGCACCGCTTTCGTACATTCTCCCAAGTTTTCCCTCTCGATCCCCAATTGCATTTGCAATAGACAGCCAGGGTTTGCCGTGACAACAATATCGGCCTGAGTCGATTTCGTGTGTTCCATTTTGGAGTCGAGGATATTCATGGACATCTCTGATTCAACAATATTATAAATCCCTGCGGAGCCACAGCACCGATCCGCATCCTTCATTTCCCTGAAGTCGATTCCTTCTATCGATTGAAGGAGAATTCGCGGAGCCAAGGAGGTGTTCATCACATTCCGTAAATGACAGGAATCCTGAAAAGTTACCGATTGAGCCGGCAGTTTTAAGCGAACCTTTTCCTGGAAACGCAAATCAACAAGTATCTCGCTGATATCTTTCAACTTATTTTTAAATGCAACTGCACGGTCATGCCATTCCGGTTCAGCTTGGAGCAAATGGTCATAATCTATGAGAAAAGCTCCACAGCCGCCGGCATTCGTAATGATATAATCAACTTCCTCCGCTTCAAAAGCTTCTATATTACGCTTGGCCAGTTGCTTTGCACCTGCTTTTTCACCACTGTGCCCATGCAGCGCCCCGCAACATGCCTGGGATTTCGGAATCACGATTTCACATCCTGCCAGCTGAAGAAGTTTTAGTGTGGCCTTGTTCGTTTCCAAAAACATGGTATCCATCAAGCAGCCGGAAAAGAAAGCCACCTTTTTGAGCGGGGTTCCGATTGCAGGCAGCCCGGTTGGCCTATTTTTCATTTCTGATTTTTTCGGGACTTTCGGCAGCACCTTTTCCATGGTTGCCAAATTATTCGGAAGCATGTTGAGGACTCCCGTTTTTCGGGCCATGTATTGCAGACCTGATCTCTGATAGAAGCCAAGCAAGCTCGTCATGGCCTGCATTCGCTCCTGGTGCGGGAATAACCCACTAAAAACGGCCTTGCGGATCGTTTTTACAGGGTAACTATGCTTTTTATTCTGATGGATGATATCCCTTGCTTCTTCAAGAAGATGTCCATATTTCACACCTGAAGGACACACAGGTTCACAAGCCCTGCAGCCGAGGCAAAGACTCAATGAACGTTCTACATCCTCATCGGGCTCAATCACACCATCCGCCACCGCTTTCATAAGTGCAATCCGGCCCCTTGGCGAATGGGATTCCTTCAGCCCCGATTCCATATATGTCGGGCAGTGGGGTAAGCAAAAGCCGCAGCGCATACAATTCAACAATTCATCTTCATTCATTTTTTCAGCGAATTGCATGGCGATGGTTTCCCTTTCCTGAACTGTCGTCATGAAGAAACCACCACCCTTTTCCTGGTTTCCTTGGCAAATACTTTGCCGGGATTCATGATGTTATTGGGATCGAAAGCTTGTTTAATCGCTCTCATGGCATCAATCCCTTCTTTCTTCAGCTTCCATTCAAGATAAGGGGCCTTCATCGCCCCTACACCATGTTCACCGGTAATCGTCCCGCCAAGGTCGATAGCCGCGGCAAAAATGTCGGCAAAAGCGAGCTCCACTCTCTCCATTTCCTCATGATCACGAGCGTCGGTAATGCACGTTGGATGCAGGTTCCCATCCCCAGCATGGCCGAAAGTGCAAATGTCCACGTTATGCTTGACAGCAATCTCATTAATCGCCTTAACCATCTTGGCAATTTCCGACCGTGGAACGGTGGCATCCTCCAAAATGGTCGTCGGCTTGAGGCGTGCCAGTGCAGAGAGGGCTGTCCGTCTTGCGGTTTTCAAGGCGGCAGCGTCAGATTCCGTTTCGGCAATTTCCACTGAAACCGCCTTTTCCTGTAGACAAATATCGGCCATCCTTTTCATATCACGTTCCACCACTTCAGGCGGACCATCTTGTTCAATCAGCAGGACGGCTTCCACATTGGTGGGCAAACCGATTTTCGCGAAGTCCTCAACCACGATCAACGTCGGCCGATCCAGAAATTCCAATGTAACTGGAATGATTTTATTTGAAATGATCTTGGCCACTGACTGGGCTGCAGCATCCAGATCTTGATATAAGGCAAGCATCGTCTTTGTCGTTTCCGGCATTGGGATCAGCTTTAAGATCGCTTCCGTTACGATGCCCAAGGTCCCTTCTGACCCGACAAAAAGTTTCGTTAAATCATATCCGGCTACATCTTTGGCAAGCTTGCCCCCTGTTCGAATGATGTCCCCATTCGGAAGGACCACTTCTAGCCCGATGACATAATCACGGGTGACTCCGTACTTTAATCCTCGCAGTCCACCAGAGTTCTCATTAATGTTTCCGCCAATAGTGGAGATTTTCATCGAACTGGGATCCGGCGGATAAAACAATCCCTTTTCTTCAACTGCTGAAATCAAGTCCAATGTGATAAGCCCAGGCTGTACGGTCGCCGTTAAGTTCTCCTCATCTATTTCAAGTAATGAATTCATTCGATTGAATAAAAGCACAAGCCCCCCCTCTGTCGGGCAAGTGCCTCCGCTTAAATTCGTCCCAGACCCGCGTGGAACGATCGGAACATGGTATTCATTGCAAACTTTGACGATGGCTGCGATTTCAGCTGTGCAGCCCGGTTTAATGACAGCATCAGGCATCGCTTGAAACCCTGGCGTTGCATCATATGAATAGACTAGACATTCCACTTTCGAGTCATCGAAATTCTCCTGACCGACGATGGTAAGAAGTAGCTGCTTAACCTGTTTTGTTAACATGTACATCCTCCTCATATAAACATAGGAAATTCGAGATATTTTATATGATGTAAGTATAAGAAAGAAAACACTCAATCATCTATGTATGAACATATAGAATTTAGAGCTTTCCATAGAATTAATTTGTATGTTTATCCAATATACTTAATGCTAGATACATAGTGACTAAATCGTCTAGCTTCCTGGGATTCAGGCGGGTCAAATCTTCTATGCGCTTGAGCCTGTAATGGAGGGTATTGATATGGATATGCAGGGCTCTAGCGGTCTCCTTTAAGGATAGATCACATGCAAAATACATGGAAAGGGTTTTAAGCAGCTCCTCATTAGGAAGCAACTCCTGAATCGTCCGGGATAAATATTCCTGTCTTGTTTCAGCTGTAACTTCATCAAGCAGGACCTCAAGCTTCAAGTCCTCGTCTAATATGATCCCCGATGAAGGAAGCGCGATTTTCAAAGAACGTTCCGCTTTAAAAAACGCTGACCTGAAAGCGGATCCCGATGCACGCGAACTAACTCCTGCACACACTTTATAACCCGAACTCTCTTCCAGCTTTTTTTGGAGTTTACTTAATTTCTTTAATTGCTGGATTTTTGTACCGATGAAATCGGCTATAGAAAGAATGACGAATTGGTTCCTCCCCCATCGGACTGCGATGTCATTGGGATGCTGCTGTCTTATGTATATCTGAAGCGTTCTCCACACATGAGGTTCAATGATTTCCTCAGTCTTAAATTCACCAAGGGTGATGATCCGGTCTGCATGAACATCGACCCCAAGCAACTTGGCCTTCTGAAGGAAAAGCTCATTGAACGTCTCCAGCTGATGCCATTCAAATACAAAGAATTCCATCAGACGTGATTGGGATTCTGCTTGTTCGATATGATAGCTTTCCTGAATGAACATCTCCGTCATCTTTTTTAAAAGTTCCGCATAGGGGGAAACATGTTTGGGGTCGCCTGTAATTCCAATGACACAAACTGCTTCCTGGTTGAAGAAAATAGGTAGATTTATACCTGCCTTCACTCCTTTCCAACTTCGTTCATCCTGTTTATTGATGATCAATTTCTCACGATTGTTGAAAGCGTGGATAGCTCCTTCATGATAAGCTCCAATACGGCTGTTATCGGTGCTGGCGATAATCGTGCCAGCATGATCAATAATGATGATTTCCTCATCAATCAGTTTCCGAACCTCATGAACCAATTTTCCTGCCACAGCTGTCAATTGCATGATATGTCCTCCTTTTTTGATTGGCCTTGAAAATATTTCGAGGCTCCCCTATGAAAAGGGAGCCTCATTCTACTTATGGAATCATCCAGGAAAGGACGCCATTTTGCAAGAAGGTAATCACACAAACAAGCAGCAATAAAAATAAACTATGTTTGAGCGTGAATCTCAATAATTCCGATTCCCTGCCCGCCAATCCAACGGCAGCACATGCAATCGCTATCGATTGGGGGGAAATCATCTTTCCGGTGACCCCTCCGGAAGAATTCGCCCCAAGTGCCAAGACCGGCTCCATCCCCACTTTAAGTGCGGTCACTTTTTGCAGACTGCCAAATAAGAGGTTGGCTGATGTATCCGAGCCGGTAATGAACACACCCAGCCAGCCGAGAACCGGTGCGAAGAACGGAAATAAATCACCCGATTTTGCAAGGGTCATCCCTAATGTTGTCGACATACCTGAAGAATTCGTTACATAGGCAAAAGCCACCACGGCAGAAATCATCAAGATTGGTTTTGCCAACTCTTTCATCGCTTCAACAAAGGTGCTATAAACGTCTTTTGCAGACATGTGTGCGATGAACTTCGTTACGATGGCAGCCAGTAAAATCGCAGTCCCGGCCGCTCCGAGCAGTTCTATTTTATAGAAAGCCGCAATCGGCAATCCATCGCTTCCGATTATCGCATTATGCAGACCTGGGACTTCGATTTGGAAGGTTAATAGTTTCCCGATTTCATTGATTCCGCCAAGCAACGCATTGTTGCCTTCATAATGCCCTGAGAGTGCCGGCTTTATTGGGTTCATCCCCCATATTGTTATGAAAAGCGTTAACAGAAGGAATGGTGACCAAGCATGGAATATTTGCCATTTCGTGTATTTTGTCTCCGCTTCTGCCGTATATAAAGGTTCGACGGCTGCTGCCGTTTCCTCGGATGCAAAGCGAAAGATCGTTTTAGGTTTCCAGAATTTAAGGAAAATTGCCAATGCAAATAGTGACACTAACGCGGAAAGGATGTCCGGTAATTCTGGCCCAAGAAAATTTGAACTTAAGTACTGTGTGATGGCAAAGGAAAATCCGGAAACCAATATTGCCGGCAAGACTTCAAGTGACCTTTTCCACCCAGTCATTATTAATATGAGATATAGCGGAATGAAAGCCGAAAGGAATGGCAATTGGCGGCCGACCATTTTTGAAATCTCCATGGCGGCTATGCCAGTCGGGCCTTCCATGGCGATGATCGGTATTCCAACCGCCCCGAATGCTACCGGAGCGGTATTCGCGATCAAACAAATCCCGGCTGCATATAGCGGGTTAAATCCAAGACCGACCAAAAGCGCGGCTGAAATGGCAACTGGTGCCCCAAATCCCGCGGCACCTTCTAAAAAGGCCCCGAAAGAAAATGCCACCAATAATGCCTGGAGGCGGCGGTCTTCCGTAAGCGAAAGCACCGAAGAACGAATGATATTGAATTGTCCGCTTTTAACAGTCATTTTGTACAAAAATACGGAAGTGATGATTATCCATCCGATTGGGAGCAGCCCATATACGGCTCCTTGTGAAGCGGACATCACTGCTTTTCCTGTAGGCATTCCATATATCAATACAGCCACTGCAAGAGCTACAAGCAACGTGGTTATACCTGCAATGTAACCTTTCATCCGTTTGATGGTAAGTGCCCAAAAAAAGTAAAAAATTGGAATGAGTGCGGCAAGAGATGATAAAACTAAATTATCGGTGATCGGCGTAAAGTTTTGTGTCCATGTCATTCATTTCGACTCCATTTTCTATAAATTTTTTAAATAATTCAGAAATCAACCGCTAATTGAAACCCCTTACATATCTGAAAATTCTAAGTCATCAGATGACTTGATGAGTACTCATTAAAATTAAATGATTAAAAATATAAAATCAAGATTTTTTTTATTTTTTGTTGATTTTTTAACCTTCTGGAAGTGTCAAAGATCATTTGTGTTATATAATATTAACCAGAGAAACTCATAGAAAATAGAGGTGCTACTACTTGGTATATAAAAAAATAAAGCCGAAAAAAATTTATGAAGAAGTCAGCGATGAACTTTATGAAATGATTCGGTCAGGCAGCCTGAAACCAGGTGAACAATTGGATTCCATTCAGCAGCTTGCGGAAAATTTCCAAGTCGGGCGCCCGGCCATCCGCGAAGCATTAAGTGCATTGAGTTCAATGGGTCTTATTGAAATAAAACAAGGTGAAGGAACATTCGTCAAAACCTTCGACCCCACCATCATGAACCATCCCTTGTCTGCCGCCCTTTTGATGGATCAAGCCAATATCAAGCATTTACTGGAAGTCCGGAAAATACTTGAGTCCGGTACGGCAGAAGTGGCAGCGAAGATGAGAACGGAAGAAAACCTTATCGAACTCAAGGAAAGTCTTTTTAATATGGAAAAGGTATCCGACGATGAAGAACTCAGTGATAAAGCAGATATCGCCTTCCATGTTGCAGTGGCAAATGCATCACAAAATGAACTGCTGATTACATTGATGAACCACGTTTCAGAATTAATGACGGAAAAGATGGGTGATATCCGCCGGATAGCGCTTTATTCCGAAGAAATGACACTTAAGCAGCTTTACCAGCAGCATGTCCGGATTCATGATGCAATCGTGGCAAAGGATGAAGATGGAGCGCGCAGTGCCATGCTGTTTCACCTTCAAAGTGTCGAGGAATCACTGGACCGGGTCATCCAAAAAAATCAGCAAAATTAGAGTTGACCATCCTTTAAATTTCAAAAATACCCTATACAAAAAAGGATTAAATTGATATATTATTTTGAAAACGATTACTTCATTTAAAAAATCTTGGAAATTGGTATATTCTCTTAACCATTTCCTTTTTCCATTTTCTAGTCATCAGATGACCTGTTAACCTATTTGGATAAGGAGGAGTTCAAATTGAAAGTTACTCTCTTTGCAACATGTTTAGTGGATTTGTTTCAATCCAATGTCGGCAAAGCGACAGTGGAGCTACTCGAGAGATTAGGCTGTGAGATCGATTTCCCGGAGTCCCAGATATGCTGCGGACAGCCCGCATATAATAGCGGGTATACGAAGGAATCGAAGGAAGCTATGAAAAAGATGATTAAAACGTTCGCGGATGCTGAATACATCGTAACCCCTTCCGGTTCCTGCGCAGCGATGTTCAAAGAATATCCGGTCCTTTTCAAAGGCGATGCCGAATGGGAAAAGAGGGCGGAATCATTAGCGGCTAAAACATATGAATTGACCCAATTCATCGTGGATGTCTTAAAAGTGACCGATGTCGGGGCGACCCTTAAGGGAAAGGCAACTTATCATACTTCATGCCATATGACACGGCTGCTTAAGGTGAAGGAAGCACCTGCCATTTTGTTAAGCCATGTCAGGGGGCTGGAAATGACACCACTTCCAGATGCCCAAAACTGCTGCGGGTTCGGGGGGACCTTTTCGGTTAAGATGGGGGACATTTCCGGGCAAATGGTCGAGGAGAAGGTCTGCAATATTGAAGCCACCGGCGCTGATTTTTTAATAGGCGGGGATGCAGGATGTTTGATGAATATCGGCGGACGGATCCAAAGGAAGGGGCAACCGGTGAGAGTGCTTCATATCGCGGAAGTCCTGAATAGTATTTAAAGAAAGCGAGGAGGGAAAAACTAATGGCTATGAAAACCAGCTCTGCCAAGTTTAAAGACCGGGTGGATGAAGGAATACATAATGATTTTATGCGATTGGCCGTATCGAGTGCCCAAGAACGATTACACGGAAGGCGTCTGACTGCCGTTGATGAATTGGGAAGCTGGGAGGATTGGCGGTCCCTTGGGGAAGAAATCCGGCAGCATGTGCTTAGTAACCTTGATTTCTATTTGCACCAGCTTGCAGAAAACGTTTCGAAAAGGGGCGGTCATGTCTTCTTCGCTGAAACCGCTGAAGAAGCAAGCGGCTACATTAAGGATGTCATTGTAAAAAAGAATGCCAAAAAGGTCGTGAAATCCAAATCGATGGTCACGGAAGAGATCAATTTGAATGCGACTCTTGAAGCAGTTGGCCTCGATGTCGTTGAAACGGACCTTGGTGAATATATTCTACAAGTGGATGATCATGATCCCCCTTCCCATATCGTCGCACCTGCTCTCCATAAAAATAAGGAGCAGATTAGGGATGTTTTTAAAGAAAAGCTTGCATATACGCAAACCGAAAAACCGGAAGAGCTTACCGCCCATGTGCGGGGCATTCTGCGGAAAGATTTCTTAAGCGCCGATGTGGGCATTACTGGCTGTAATTTCGCTATTGCGGAAACGGGCTCGATCGGTTTGGTGACGAATGAAGGAAATGCCGATTTGGTCACTGCCCTCCCAAAAACGCAAATCACCGTGATGGGAATGGAACGGCTTGTACCTACATTCGATGAATTCGAAGTCCTTGTCAGCTTATTGACAAGAAGCGCTGTCGGCCAAAGGTTGACCAGTTACATCACCGCACTTACGGGACCGCGTGATGAAGGAGATGTAGACGGCCCCGAGGAATTTCACCTTGTGATCGTAGATAATGGACGCTCCTCCATTTTAGGAACTGAGTTTCAATCCGTTCTTCAATGCATTCGATGTGCTGCCTGTATAAATGTTTGCCCGGTTTATCGCCAGGTTGGCGGTCATTCATATGGTTCAATATATCCAGGACCAATCGGTGCTGTGCTTTCCCCCTTACTCGGGGGGTATGATGATTTCAAGGAGCTGCCATATGCCTCCACTCTTTGTGCAGCCTGTACAGATGCCTGTCCGGTTAAGATTCCTCTCCATGACTTACTGAGGAAGCATCGTGAAGTCATCGTTGAAAAGGAAAAAATGGCGCCATTCTCAGAAAAGATGGCCATGAAAGCCTTCGGAATCGGTGCGGCCTCGCCTATGCTTTATAAGTTCGGCTCCAAAATGGCCCCATCCGCGATGTCTCCTTTTAAAACGGGGGATATCATCTCGAAAGGACCGGGACCACTCAAAACTTGGACAGAAAGCCGCGAGTTCCCTGCTCCAGGGAAAGAGAGCTTTCGAGATTGGTTCAAAAATCGGGAAAAAGGAGGGAAACCATCATGAATGGAACCATCCATAATGAAGGGACATTTTTAAACAATATAGCCAAAAACCTGGGAAGGGCTCCTATTACGGAAGGCATCTCCGTTCCGGAATGGAAGCACGCCCCCCAAAAAGAAGTTTTGAAACATGCGACACCAAATGATCTTGTTGCGGAATTGGAGGAGCAATGTAAACGGGTGCATACTCAGTTTCACGTTACCGACTCCAAGCAAGTGATGCATTGTTTAAAACAGGTGATCGAGGAACTTGGAAACGGACCCTTGATCATTCCTAAGGACGATCGATTTTCCGACTATGGATTGGAGGGTATCTTAAAGGAAAAAGATGTCCATATATGGGATCACCAAGCCGGGAAAGAAAATATCGAAAAAGCAGAAAGTGCTAACATCGGAATCACATTCAGTGAGATGACACTAGCAGAATCAGCGACCGTCGTCTTGTTCAGCGATAAGGACCATGGCCGTTCCATCAGCTTCCTTCCTTCCTGTCATGTTTCCATCATTCCAAAAAGCACCATCGTTCCGCGAATGACACAG
The DNA window shown above is from Peribacillus sp. FSL P2-0133 and carries:
- a CDS encoding sugar diacid recognition domain-containing protein, which translates into the protein MQLTAVAGKLVHEVRKLIDEEIIIIDHAGTIIASTDNSRIGAYHEGAIHAFNNREKLIINKQDERSWKGVKAGINLPIFFNQEAVCVIGITGDPKHVSPYAELLKKMTEMFIQESYHIEQAESQSRLMEFFVFEWHQLETFNELFLQKAKLLGVDVHADRIITLGEFKTEEIIEPHVWRTLQIYIRQQHPNDIAVRWGRNQFVILSIADFIGTKIQQLKKLSKLQKKLEESSGYKVCAGVSSRASGSAFRSAFFKAERSLKIALPSSGIILDEDLKLEVLLDEVTAETRQEYLSRTIQELLPNEELLKTLSMYFACDLSLKETARALHIHINTLHYRLKRIEDLTRLNPRKLDDLVTMYLALSILDKHTN
- a CDS encoding (Fe-S)-binding protein, which codes for MKVTLFATCLVDLFQSNVGKATVELLERLGCEIDFPESQICCGQPAYNSGYTKESKEAMKKMIKTFADAEYIVTPSGSCAAMFKEYPVLFKGDAEWEKRAESLAAKTYELTQFIVDVLKVTDVGATLKGKATYHTSCHMTRLLKVKEAPAILLSHVRGLEMTPLPDAQNCCGFGGTFSVKMGDISGQMVEEKVCNIEATGADFLIGGDAGCLMNIGGRIQRKGQPVRVLHIAEVLNSI
- a CDS encoding lactate permease LctP family transporter — encoded protein: MTWTQNFTPITDNLVLSSLAALIPIFYFFWALTIKRMKGYIAGITTLLVALAVAVLIYGMPTGKAVMSASQGAVYGLLPIGWIIITSVFLYKMTVKSGQFNIIRSSVLSLTEDRRLQALLVAFSFGAFLEGAAGFGAPVAISAALLVGLGFNPLYAAGICLIANTAPVAFGAVGIPIIAMEGPTGIAAMEISKMVGRQLPFLSAFIPLYLILIMTGWKRSLEVLPAILVSGFSFAITQYLSSNFLGPELPDILSALVSLFALAIFLKFWKPKTIFRFASEETAAAVEPLYTAEAETKYTKWQIFHAWSPFLLLTLFITIWGMNPIKPALSGHYEGNNALLGGINEIGKLLTFQIEVPGLHNAIIGSDGLPIAAFYKIELLGAAGTAILLAAIVTKFIAHMSAKDVYSTFVEAMKELAKPILMISAVVAFAYVTNSSGMSTTLGMTLAKSGDLFPFFAPVLGWLGVFITGSDTSANLLFGSLQKVTALKVGMEPVLALGANSSGGVTGKMISPQSIAIACAAVGLAGRESELLRFTLKHSLFLLLLVCVITFLQNGVLSWMIP
- a CDS encoding YsnF/AvaK domain-containing protein, with protein sequence MNKTVYGVYESNAEVIQAINALKAKGFEGDDITVVADKEETLDFTNTQRETDVHTMTNVPNDESFMDKVARFFMPDDTADLSTRLANAGLSNSEAAEHVFDVENGKVLVLVEEGEGHLGTARDKFTTGNMDTAATRLDTNSTNQLYNGTEKTDALNKEGVYGVNGQGRELPEDERTLTLREEQLNIDKERVQTGEVVINKEVNEQHKTINVPVEHEEVTVEHRSDSGREANLETGSIEDGKTLRIPVVEEKLEVSKKPVVTDEIVIKKHAVQETEQVQDTLKKEDIQLDSTDESIVNEKKATERRTDRF
- a CDS encoding lactate utilization protein C produces the protein MMNGTIHNEGTFLNNIAKNLGRAPITEGISVPEWKHAPQKEVLKHATPNDLVAELEEQCKRVHTQFHVTDSKQVMHCLKQVIEELGNGPLIIPKDDRFSDYGLEGILKEKDVHIWDHQAGKENIEKAESANIGITFSEMTLAESATVVLFSDKDHGRSISFLPSCHVSIIPKSTIVPRMTQAAAAIRSKVTRGEVVPSCINFITGPSNSADIEMDLVVGVHGPIKAVYIIVEDK
- a CDS encoding LutB/LldF family L-lactate oxidation iron-sulfur protein, producing MAMKTSSAKFKDRVDEGIHNDFMRLAVSSAQERLHGRRLTAVDELGSWEDWRSLGEEIRQHVLSNLDFYLHQLAENVSKRGGHVFFAETAEEASGYIKDVIVKKNAKKVVKSKSMVTEEINLNATLEAVGLDVVETDLGEYILQVDDHDPPSHIVAPALHKNKEQIRDVFKEKLAYTQTEKPEELTAHVRGILRKDFLSADVGITGCNFAIAETGSIGLVTNEGNADLVTALPKTQITVMGMERLVPTFDEFEVLVSLLTRSAVGQRLTSYITALTGPRDEGDVDGPEEFHLVIVDNGRSSILGTEFQSVLQCIRCAACINVCPVYRQVGGHSYGSIYPGPIGAVLSPLLGGYDDFKELPYASTLCAACTDACPVKIPLHDLLRKHREVIVEKEKMAPFSEKMAMKAFGIGAASPMLYKFGSKMAPSAMSPFKTGDIISKGPGPLKTWTESREFPAPGKESFRDWFKNREKGGKPS
- a CDS encoding (Fe-S)-binding protein — its product is MTTVQERETIAMQFAEKMNEDELLNCMRCGFCLPHCPTYMESGLKESHSPRGRIALMKAVADGVIEPDEDVERSLSLCLGCRACEPVCPSGVKYGHLLEEARDIIHQNKKHSYPVKTIRKAVFSGLFPHQERMQAMTSLLGFYQRSGLQYMARKTGVLNMLPNNLATMEKVLPKVPKKSEMKNRPTGLPAIGTPLKKVAFFSGCLMDTMFLETNKATLKLLQLAGCEIVIPKSQACCGALHGHSGEKAGAKQLAKRNIEAFEAEEVDYIITNAGGCGAFLIDYDHLLQAEPEWHDRAVAFKNKLKDISEILVDLRFQEKVRLKLPAQSVTFQDSCHLRNVMNTSLAPRILLQSIEGIDFREMKDADRCCGSAGIYNIVESEMSMNILDSKMEHTKSTQADIVVTANPGCLLQMQLGIERENLGECTKAVHIADLLIKAVAL
- a CDS encoding FadR/GntR family transcriptional regulator, giving the protein MVYKKIKPKKIYEEVSDELYEMIRSGSLKPGEQLDSIQQLAENFQVGRPAIREALSALSSMGLIEIKQGEGTFVKTFDPTIMNHPLSAALLMDQANIKHLLEVRKILESGTAEVAAKMRTEENLIELKESLFNMEKVSDDEELSDKADIAFHVAVANASQNELLITLMNHVSELMTEKMGDIRRIALYSEEMTLKQLYQQHVRIHDAIVAKDEDGARSAMLFHLQSVEESLDRVIQKNQQN
- the glcD gene encoding glycolate oxidase subunit GlcD; translated protein: MLTKQVKQLLLTIVGQENFDDSKVECLVYSYDATPGFQAMPDAVIKPGCTAEIAAIVKVCNEYHVPIVPRGSGTNLSGGTCPTEGGLVLLFNRMNSLLEIDEENLTATVQPGLITLDLISAVEEKGLFYPPDPSSMKISTIGGNINENSGGLRGLKYGVTRDYVIGLEVVLPNGDIIRTGGKLAKDVAGYDLTKLFVGSEGTLGIVTEAILKLIPMPETTKTMLALYQDLDAAAQSVAKIISNKIIPVTLEFLDRPTLIVVEDFAKIGLPTNVEAVLLIEQDGPPEVVERDMKRMADICLQEKAVSVEIAETESDAAALKTARRTALSALARLKPTTILEDATVPRSEIAKMVKAINEIAVKHNVDICTFGHAGDGNLHPTCITDARDHEEMERVELAFADIFAAAIDLGGTITGEHGVGAMKAPYLEWKLKKEGIDAMRAIKQAFDPNNIMNPGKVFAKETRKRVVVSS